Proteins found in one Paenibacillus borealis genomic segment:
- a CDS encoding M20 family metallopeptidase — MMNQEQQVMEWIEDHQEEILEFLQQLIQIPSVNPWFFDEPGPSREKEVQEFISRKLESLGAETEMWEPNADDLKQYEGMAGYYPGRDFTGRPNLAATFGKGTPGKSLLLFGHIDVVMAGSKWTVDPFEGTIIDGNMYGRGTVDMKGGVAAMIMAVEAVLRSGLKLKGPVVVGTVVDEEAGGMGALDFIHHGYRADACILTEPTSLTIAPLCRGILWGKIRIQGRSGHIEMPQADWKDGGAVDAIKKARYILDAFDRLNEEWAVSKTHPYLSIPCQVHVAQLNAGEYPTSFANEAEIVFNAQYLPSERDEKLVGGNVKKELTDFLRQAALQDPWLSEHLPEIEWMVDADCAETDVAHPFVQTCVQSLQAIGETGTIEGLGFHTDMGWPVNVGIPTINFGPGDPSLAHHSDEFTPVHEVIQAVKMMAKTIIDWCGTEKA; from the coding sequence AGCGTCAACCCTTGGTTCTTCGACGAACCGGGTCCTTCCAGGGAGAAGGAGGTTCAGGAATTTATCTCCCGTAAGCTGGAGAGCCTCGGTGCAGAGACCGAGATGTGGGAGCCGAATGCCGATGACCTGAAGCAGTATGAAGGAATGGCGGGTTATTACCCGGGACGTGATTTCACCGGCAGACCGAATCTGGCAGCTACGTTTGGAAAAGGAACACCGGGTAAGTCATTGTTGTTGTTCGGTCATATCGATGTTGTTATGGCCGGCTCGAAATGGACGGTTGATCCGTTCGAAGGCACCATCATTGACGGCAACATGTATGGGCGAGGTACTGTAGATATGAAGGGCGGCGTTGCCGCAATGATTATGGCAGTCGAGGCTGTTCTGCGCAGCGGCCTCAAGCTGAAGGGACCTGTCGTAGTTGGAACAGTCGTGGATGAGGAAGCTGGCGGCATGGGCGCACTTGATTTCATCCATCACGGCTACCGGGCCGATGCCTGCATCTTGACGGAACCGACCTCGCTGACGATTGCTCCGCTGTGCAGAGGAATTCTGTGGGGCAAAATCAGGATTCAGGGCCGCAGCGGCCATATCGAAATGCCGCAGGCGGACTGGAAAGACGGCGGTGCAGTGGACGCCATCAAGAAAGCGCGCTATATCCTGGATGCGTTCGACCGGTTGAATGAGGAGTGGGCAGTAAGCAAGACTCATCCTTACTTATCGATTCCCTGCCAGGTGCATGTGGCCCAGCTTAATGCAGGTGAATATCCGACCTCCTTTGCAAATGAGGCAGAGATTGTCTTTAATGCACAGTACCTCCCGTCCGAGCGCGACGAGAAGCTGGTCGGGGGGAATGTGAAGAAAGAACTGACGGACTTCCTGCGCCAGGCTGCCCTGCAGGATCCATGGCTGAGTGAGCATCTGCCGGAAATCGAGTGGATGGTTGACGCGGACTGTGCGGAAACGGATGTAGCCCATCCCTTTGTGCAGACCTGCGTCCAGTCGCTGCAGGCGATTGGCGAGACAGGCACCATCGAAGGGCTTGGCTTCCATACCGATATGGGCTGGCCGGTTAATGTTGGCATTCCGACGATTAACTTCGGGCCCGGTGACCCGAGCCTGGCTCATCACAGCGACGAATTCACACCCGTACATGAAGTGATCCAGGCTGTCAAAATGATGGCCAAGACGATTATCGACTGGTGCGGGACAGAGAAGGCTTAA
- a CDS encoding glutamine amidotransferase: MKILFVGESWVVHMIHTKGYDSFTSTKYEEGATYLLSCLRKEGIEVTYMPAHEVQVRFPQSLEELKAYDAIVISDVGANTFLLQNPTFYQMQIIPNALDNIKQYVEEGGGLLMVGGYLTFMGIEGKANYTNTVLAEVLPVIMQSGDDRVEMPSGFSPVIAKEHPLAGYGEWPKLLGYNKLAAKTDAEELLSHNGDAILTVGTYGKGRTAAFASDCSPHWGSTEFMEWEHYSAFWSNLVKSLKQV, translated from the coding sequence ATGAAGATTTTGTTTGTCGGAGAATCATGGGTAGTGCATATGATTCATACCAAGGGGTATGACAGCTTTACATCCACCAAGTATGAAGAAGGGGCAACATACCTGCTGTCCTGTCTGCGCAAAGAGGGTATTGAGGTAACCTATATGCCCGCACATGAAGTACAAGTCCGGTTCCCCCAGTCACTGGAAGAGCTTAAAGCGTATGATGCCATCGTGATCAGCGATGTAGGAGCGAACACGTTCCTGCTGCAGAACCCGACCTTCTATCAGATGCAGATCATCCCTAACGCCCTGGACAATATTAAGCAATATGTAGAAGAAGGCGGCGGGTTGCTGATGGTCGGCGGCTACCTGACATTTATGGGGATTGAGGGTAAGGCGAACTACACGAATACAGTTCTGGCTGAGGTGCTGCCGGTTATTATGCAGAGCGGTGACGACCGGGTGGAGATGCCGTCCGGATTCTCTCCCGTAATCGCCAAAGAACATCCGCTTGCAGGCTACGGCGAATGGCCGAAGCTGCTGGGATACAACAAACTCGCAGCCAAGACAGATGCCGAAGAGCTGCTGAGCCACAACGGTGACGCCATTCTTACTGTTGGCACGTACGGCAAAGGCAGAACCGCTGCTTTTGCCAGCGACTGCTCACCGCATTGGGGCTCCACGGAATTCATGGAATGGGAGCACTATTCAGCGTTCTGGTCTAACCTCGTCAAGTCATTGAAGCAGGTTTAA
- a CDS encoding ABC transporter substrate-binding protein encodes MGINRKSFTVSLLMVMMMSLLLAACGGNGNTKGTPNAGSTGEAGAGTEATPAAEPVKLEFWTIALQPTFNDYFNELIAKYEDSHPGVTVEWKDYPYDAISQRLLTSTASGKSPDVVNLNTEFASQLGSKGALLNLSEYLTDEDAKSYFDGIYNSTVFDGKAYALPWYTGTEVLFMNKKLVEKAGLDPANPPQTREELVEWARQVHEKTGAAGYAQQLVSKLFPIDGIPILNEDKTAAAFNTPEAEAMIAQMRDLMKEGVVLKEDADFSKQIQYFSGEQVAFQLSGPTFINFIKTSAPDVYKNTIAVPLPTGKANLRLSNSMNLVVPQKSKNPQQAVEFAAFITNAENQTAFSKVANTLPSSKASIEDPFFTESDGSLEAEAKVASSQSLDKATDYMVGVPSAGDINSALARGLQEILLNDADIKETLNKVEKEVNNIISQDS; translated from the coding sequence GTGGGAATCAACAGAAAGAGCTTCACGGTATCCTTGCTGATGGTCATGATGATGTCTTTGCTGCTTGCGGCTTGCGGAGGGAATGGCAACACGAAGGGCACACCGAATGCAGGAAGCACCGGGGAGGCAGGTGCGGGAACTGAGGCCACGCCTGCTGCGGAGCCGGTAAAGCTGGAGTTCTGGACGATTGCACTGCAGCCGACGTTCAACGATTACTTCAATGAATTGATCGCCAAGTATGAGGACAGCCATCCCGGGGTAACGGTGGAGTGGAAGGATTACCCGTATGATGCCATTTCGCAGCGGCTGCTGACCAGTACGGCCAGCGGCAAAAGCCCTGATGTCGTCAATCTTAACACCGAGTTCGCCAGTCAATTGGGCAGTAAGGGAGCGCTGCTGAATCTGAGCGAATACCTGACGGACGAGGATGCGAAGAGTTACTTTGACGGCATTTATAATTCTACTGTGTTTGACGGCAAAGCTTATGCGCTTCCCTGGTATACAGGCACCGAAGTGCTGTTCATGAATAAAAAGCTGGTGGAAAAGGCGGGCCTCGATCCGGCTAATCCGCCGCAGACCCGCGAGGAGCTGGTGGAATGGGCCCGCCAGGTGCACGAGAAAACCGGAGCCGCCGGTTATGCGCAGCAGCTGGTCTCCAAGCTGTTCCCCATCGACGGTATCCCGATTCTGAATGAGGATAAGACAGCGGCGGCCTTCAACACGCCGGAAGCCGAGGCCATGATCGCCCAAATGCGCGATCTGATGAAGGAAGGCGTGGTGCTGAAGGAGGATGCAGATTTCAGCAAGCAGATCCAGTATTTTTCCGGTGAGCAGGTAGCCTTCCAGCTGTCGGGCCCAACCTTCATCAACTTCATTAAGACCTCCGCGCCGGACGTCTACAAGAATACGATTGCCGTACCGCTTCCAACCGGCAAAGCAAACCTGCGGCTCTCCAATTCCATGAATCTGGTGGTGCCGCAGAAGTCGAAGAACCCGCAGCAGGCAGTAGAATTCGCCGCCTTCATTACGAATGCCGAGAACCAGACGGCCTTCTCCAAGGTCGCCAACACGCTGCCGTCAAGTAAGGCTTCTATTGAAGATCCGTTCTTCACCGAGTCCGACGGCTCACTGGAAGCCGAAGCCAAGGTCGCTTCCTCGCAGAGTCTGGATAAGGCTACCGATTACATGGTCGGCGTACCAAGTGCCGGGGATATCAACTCCGCGCTGGCACGGGGTCTGCAGGAAATTCTGCTGAACGATGCAGATATCAAGGAAACGCTGAACAAGGTGGAGAAGGAAGTCAACAATATTATCAGCCAGGATTCCTAG
- a CDS encoding carbohydrate ABC transporter permease produces the protein MYKAIRSETFTAWAFMAPGLLFLAVFTFWPIIYGIPLSLTDYSVIAETRYVGLDNFTRAFQDHNFLISLWNSLVYVLIVPVIQIIAILMAILVNSRIPGIKMFRAAYYIPVVTSMVAVALIWSWLLGNNGVVNYLLLKVGLLSEQVSWLSTSSTALYVLMFITMWKGLGYYMMLYLAGLQGIPADLYEAARVDGAGPLRLIVHVTLPLLRPHILFCTLISVMGAIRVFDEVYILTKGGPGTSTLTSSVYIFQKGLEQFNFGYASALGLIVSVLVGALSVLVFRLNRKGGVNSY, from the coding sequence GTGTACAAGGCGATTCGATCCGAAACTTTTACAGCATGGGCGTTTATGGCACCGGGCTTGCTGTTTTTGGCGGTGTTTACCTTTTGGCCGATTATTTACGGGATTCCGCTATCATTAACCGATTATTCTGTCATTGCAGAGACACGTTATGTGGGTCTGGATAACTTCACCCGGGCCTTCCAAGATCACAATTTCCTGATTTCGCTGTGGAATTCACTGGTGTACGTGCTGATTGTGCCGGTGATCCAGATCATTGCGATTCTAATGGCGATTCTGGTCAACAGCCGGATTCCGGGCATCAAAATGTTCCGGGCCGCCTACTATATACCGGTCGTAACCTCAATGGTTGCGGTGGCGCTGATCTGGAGCTGGCTGCTGGGCAATAATGGGGTTGTCAATTATCTGCTGCTCAAGGTAGGGCTTCTCAGTGAGCAGGTCTCCTGGCTCTCCACGAGCAGCACGGCACTGTATGTTCTGATGTTTATAACGATGTGGAAGGGTCTCGGCTATTACATGATGCTCTATCTCGCAGGGCTTCAGGGCATCCCGGCAGACCTATATGAAGCTGCACGGGTAGACGGGGCAGGGCCCTTGCGGCTGATTGTGCATGTGACGCTTCCGCTGCTGCGTCCGCATATTCTTTTCTGCACCTTGATTTCAGTGATGGGGGCTATCCGCGTGTTCGACGAGGTCTATATTCTGACCAAGGGCGGACCGGGGACGTCCACACTGACCTCAAGCGTCTATATTTTTCAAAAAGGGCTGGAGCAGTTCAATTTCGGCTATGCCTCAGCGCTTGGGCTGATCGTCAGTGTGCTGGTTGGGGCGCTTAGTGTGCTGGTATTCCGGCTGAACCGGAAAGGCGGGGTGAATTCCTATTGA
- a CDS encoding carbohydrate ABC transporter permease yields MPRSLRYLITYILLILLALFMMGPFLWLLSVSLMPGRNVFANPPAILPTFIAFDNYVQVWNFMNFPRYIMNTVVITLLGVAFNIFLSCLTAYPLAAFRFKGRNLVFTLLISTMIIPSATAMIVHYLTIQAFHLGNTFLGVVLPAAVSVFNIFLMRQTFLGIPADIRDSGKMDGASELRIFIQLVMPLVKPGIAVIGLLEVMAFWNNFLWPIVVLDDPQKYPLAAALTYLNGQFSYNFGWIAAGTMISVLPIIIVFLFTQKYYMEGIAGAIKG; encoded by the coding sequence ATGCCGCGTAGCTTGCGTTATCTGATAACCTATATACTGCTGATTCTGCTTGCCCTGTTCATGATGGGGCCGTTCCTGTGGCTGCTGAGTGTATCACTGATGCCGGGACGCAATGTGTTTGCGAACCCGCCTGCCATTCTGCCGACCTTCATCGCTTTCGATAACTATGTGCAGGTGTGGAACTTCATGAATTTTCCGCGCTACATTATGAATACTGTGGTCATTACGCTGCTTGGGGTAGCATTCAATATCTTTCTGTCCTGTCTGACTGCCTATCCGCTGGCGGCATTCCGGTTCAAGGGGCGGAACCTGGTCTTCACGCTGCTGATCTCGACCATGATTATTCCGTCGGCCACCGCAATGATTGTGCATTATCTGACCATTCAGGCCTTTCATCTGGGCAACACGTTCCTTGGCGTGGTCCTTCCGGCTGCGGTGTCGGTGTTCAATATTTTCCTGATGCGGCAGACTTTCCTGGGCATACCTGCAGATATCCGGGATTCGGGCAAAATGGACGGGGCCTCCGAGCTGCGCATCTTCATTCAGCTCGTCATGCCGCTCGTCAAACCGGGGATTGCCGTCATCGGCCTGCTTGAGGTGATGGCGTTCTGGAACAATTTCCTGTGGCCGATTGTGGTGCTGGATGACCCGCAGAAGTATCCGCTCGCGGCTGCCCTGACTTATCTGAACGGGCAATTCTCTTACAACTTCGGCTGGATTGCCGCCGGAACCATGATCTCGGTGCTGCCGATCATCATCGTGTTCCTGTTCACGCAGAAATATTATATGGAAGGTATTGCAGGTGCAATTAAAGGGTAA
- a CDS encoding protein O-GlcNAcase, with protein sequence MGISLRDCQYLFRDYYAGGEELVLEGPQLRCELASRYAMNQDVQGLLDDGGGIQILKPAGPGVATADKGNAELLLEYDGSLAADGYRLVIGKDAKLVIAAANRRGLKYGLDALKQLLTVEEDCCRLPVVTVEDEPSFPVRGIIEGFYGTPWSFADRMDAVRYMGEHRMNAFIYAPKDDPYHRELWREPYPDDIFAGIHALKQECDNHLVDFYYCISPGNDLEFRSREDFAKLEEKLAAMIAVGVRHFALLMDDIDYVLKGDNRQFLERSGTAHAYVTNRVYDYLAACLPHFTLAMCPSEYWSYWNTEYKKDIREQLHPAVKVFWTGYFVFAPEIGRKHAEDNRSYYGHELWLWDNVPVNDCDKDRLFLDPVRGRSSRLGQYGHTAVVANPMNQWECSKITLTTMSHYMWNSERYMPELSWELAVREFAGELADEMMFFCRQNLNSRLYSGGYPELDDALARRDLAQLDAYFTRLEQTAKRLGGSGNAKFTEEAGPWLRRAIADAALWRAVRRQLEDPLQPGAREEVRQCLEACRSYDVRLGSNPALRAAEALGVELPKETEEEDGHV encoded by the coding sequence ATGGGGATTTCGTTACGGGACTGCCAGTATTTGTTCCGCGATTATTATGCCGGAGGGGAAGAGCTTGTGCTGGAAGGCCCGCAGCTGCGCTGTGAGCTGGCCTCACGGTATGCCATGAATCAGGACGTACAGGGTCTGCTGGACGATGGCGGAGGAATACAGATTCTGAAGCCGGCCGGTCCGGGCGTAGCCACTGCAGACAAGGGCAATGCTGAGCTGCTGCTGGAGTACGATGGTTCACTTGCTGCGGATGGCTACCGGCTTGTGATCGGTAAGGACGCGAAGCTTGTTATAGCCGCTGCTAACCGACGGGGCTTAAAATATGGGCTGGATGCGTTGAAGCAGCTGCTCACCGTAGAGGAAGACTGCTGCCGGTTGCCGGTGGTCACGGTGGAGGATGAGCCTTCTTTTCCGGTACGGGGAATTATTGAAGGCTTCTATGGAACACCATGGAGCTTCGCGGACCGCATGGATGCGGTCAGGTATATGGGGGAGCACCGCATGAATGCCTTCATCTACGCGCCGAAGGATGATCCCTATCACCGGGAGCTGTGGCGTGAGCCGTATCCGGACGACATTTTCGCCGGAATTCATGCGCTTAAGCAGGAATGCGACAACCATCTGGTGGATTTCTACTATTGTATTAGTCCCGGTAATGATCTGGAATTCCGCAGCCGGGAGGACTTCGCGAAGCTTGAAGAGAAGCTGGCCGCGATGATCGCGGTCGGGGTGCGGCATTTTGCGCTGCTGATGGATGATATTGATTATGTGCTTAAAGGCGACAACAGGCAGTTTCTGGAGCGCTCCGGCACCGCCCATGCCTATGTGACGAACCGGGTCTACGATTATCTGGCCGCATGTCTGCCCCACTTCACCTTGGCTATGTGTCCCTCGGAATACTGGTCGTATTGGAACACGGAGTACAAGAAGGACATCCGGGAGCAGCTTCATCCTGCTGTAAAAGTATTCTGGACCGGCTACTTCGTCTTCGCCCCGGAGATTGGCCGGAAGCATGCGGAGGATAACCGCAGCTATTACGGGCATGAGCTGTGGCTATGGGACAATGTTCCGGTGAATGACTGCGATAAGGACCGGCTGTTCCTCGATCCGGTGCGCGGGCGCAGCTCCCGGCTCGGGCAATACGGGCATACCGCAGTCGTTGCCAATCCCATGAACCAATGGGAATGCTCCAAGATTACACTCACAACAATGTCCCATTATATGTGGAACAGTGAGCGGTACATGCCTGAGCTGTCCTGGGAGCTGGCCGTCCGTGAATTCGCCGGAGAGCTGGCGGACGAGATGATGTTCTTCTGCCGCCAGAATCTGAACAGCCGCCTGTATTCCGGAGGGTATCCGGAACTGGACGATGCGCTTGCGCGGCGTGATCTGGCGCAGCTTGATGCCTATTTCACCCGGCTGGAGCAGACGGCGAAGCGGCTTGGCGGGTCAGGTAACGCCAAGTTCACCGAAGAAGCGGGGCCATGGCTGCGCCGGGCGATAGCGGATGCTGCCCTGTGGCGGGCCGTCCGCAGACAGCTGGAGGACCCGCTGCAGCCCGGGGCCCGGGAGGAAGTCCGCCAATGCCTGGAAGCCTGCCGCAGCTATGATGTCCGTCTGGGCAGTAATCCGGCGCTGCGTGCAGCCGAGGCGCTGGGAGTGGAGCTGCCGAAGGAGACAGAAGAGGAGGACGGACATGTCTGA
- a CDS encoding DUF4127 family protein: MSEQSKLIFVPLDERPCNYEFPYLLAKETEYLVERPPLTMMGLKKRPGDADQLWSWFEASCAGADGAVVALDTLLYGGIIPSRLHVLKLEELTARLERLREIKQRYPQLKLYAFQLIMRCPQYSLSDEEPDYYADWGREIFRKGFIQHRLELGIATGEEIRELAEIDLRLPAGVLEDYLGRRAVNIEANKLVLELVRDGIIDFMIVPQDDSAPYGHTAKDQEKVRERITALDLELKVYMYPGADEVGCTLLTRMMNKAAGRMPLVYPRLSSVQGAFVTPLFEDRFFYETLKYQILAAGGLIASSAAEADLVLLISTPGETMEEAVSQKHAFHSYDVYRNLMELVEYGEFLLRIKGMPVAVADVGYANGGDQKLVKMLRHKNMLFDLAGYAAWNTSSNSLGTVISQAMIYLLYGRTQAHLDFLALRYAEDVCYCSVVRGELSEGPVQEMGYGKYELDGPRGRVAARVQERLSQELAVRIDSPAGSVRITDCYMPWNRMFEVGLSVRFLPS; this comes from the coding sequence ATGTCTGAGCAAAGTAAGCTGATCTTTGTCCCGCTGGATGAGCGGCCTTGCAATTATGAGTTTCCTTATTTGCTGGCCAAGGAGACGGAATATCTTGTGGAGCGCCCTCCGCTTACGATGATGGGGCTGAAAAAACGGCCGGGTGATGCCGATCAGCTCTGGTCCTGGTTCGAGGCAAGCTGTGCGGGTGCGGACGGCGCGGTAGTCGCGCTGGATACCCTGCTCTACGGGGGCATTATTCCCTCGCGGCTGCACGTGCTGAAGCTTGAGGAATTGACCGCGCGCCTGGAGCGGCTGCGGGAGATCAAGCAGCGCTACCCGCAGCTGAAGCTGTATGCGTTCCAGCTGATTATGCGTTGTCCCCAGTACTCACTGTCGGACGAGGAGCCGGACTATTATGCGGACTGGGGCCGGGAGATCTTCCGCAAGGGCTTCATCCAGCACCGGCTGGAGCTGGGGATTGCCACCGGTGAGGAAATCCGCGAGCTGGCCGAGATTGATCTTCGTCTGCCGGCCGGAGTGCTGGAGGATTATCTCGGGCGCAGAGCGGTCAATATTGAGGCGAATAAGCTGGTGCTGGAGCTGGTTCGTGACGGGATCATCGACTTCATGATTGTTCCGCAGGATGATTCGGCACCATACGGGCATACGGCCAAGGATCAGGAGAAGGTGCGGGAACGAATCACTGCGCTCGATCTGGAGCTTAAGGTCTATATGTACCCAGGTGCTGACGAGGTCGGCTGCACGCTGCTTACCCGGATGATGAACAAGGCTGCCGGACGGATGCCGCTGGTGTATCCCCGCTTGTCATCCGTACAGGGGGCGTTTGTTACACCGCTGTTCGAGGATCGTTTCTTCTACGAGACGCTGAAATATCAGATCCTGGCCGCAGGCGGACTGATTGCGTCTAGCGCTGCCGAGGCGGACCTGGTGCTGCTGATCAGCACACCGGGGGAGACGATGGAGGAGGCGGTGTCGCAGAAGCACGCTTTTCACAGCTATGATGTATACCGGAACTTGATGGAACTGGTAGAGTATGGAGAATTTCTGCTGCGAATCAAGGGAATGCCGGTTGCGGTTGCGGACGTCGGATATGCCAATGGCGGAGATCAGAAGCTGGTCAAGATGCTGCGGCACAAAAACATGCTGTTCGACCTGGCTGGATACGCCGCCTGGAATACCAGCTCCAACTCGCTCGGCACCGTAATCTCGCAAGCGATGATCTATCTGCTCTACGGGCGTACACAAGCGCATCTGGATTTTCTAGCTCTGCGGTATGCCGAAGATGTCTGCTATTGTTCTGTAGTGCGGGGGGAACTCAGCGAGGGGCCCGTGCAGGAGATGGGCTACGGCAAATACGAGCTGGATGGACCGCGTGGCCGTGTGGCCGCGCGCGTGCAGGAACGTCTGAGCCAGGAGCTGGCTGTGCGGATTGACAGTCCGGCGGGGAGCGTCCGGATTACCGACTGCTATATGCCGTGGAACCGCATGTTCGAGGTGGGACTGTCTGTGCGGTTTCTGCCATCTTGA
- a CDS encoding N-acetylmannosamine-6-phosphate 2-epimerase, with amino-acid sequence MSNTILEKLHLGLIVSCQALPDEPLHGPEIMARMAAAAAEGGAVGIRANGAADVRAIKRAVSLPVIGIVKRNYPDSAVYITPTLGEIEELLDAGADIIAFDATRQSRPGNCTLEQIIDLLNASPAASMADISTLEEALYAESLGVGCVSTTLSGYTPYSRQQEGPNLELLELAAQRLKIPVIAEGRISQPAQVEAALGLGAYAVVVGSAITRPQLITRQFAAAARKVRMNNNGNERPN; translated from the coding sequence CTGAGCAATACTATACTGGAGAAGCTGCATCTGGGGCTGATTGTCTCCTGCCAGGCGCTGCCTGATGAACCGCTGCACGGGCCTGAGATTATGGCCCGCATGGCGGCGGCGGCGGCGGAAGGCGGAGCAGTCGGCATCCGGGCGAACGGGGCGGCGGATGTACGGGCGATCAAGCGGGCGGTCTCGCTGCCGGTTATTGGCATCGTGAAGCGCAATTACCCGGATTCTGCCGTCTATATCACCCCAACACTGGGAGAGATTGAGGAGCTGCTGGACGCCGGTGCGGATATTATCGCCTTTGATGCGACCCGGCAGAGCAGGCCGGGAAATTGTACACTGGAGCAAATCATAGACTTGCTGAACGCAAGCCCGGCTGCTTCCATGGCGGACATCTCCACCCTGGAGGAAGCGCTATACGCAGAGTCACTGGGAGTCGGCTGTGTCTCGACTACACTGTCGGGATATACGCCGTATTCCCGGCAGCAGGAGGGGCCGAATCTGGAGCTGCTGGAGCTGGCTGCACAGCGCCTGAAGATTCCGGTCATAGCCGAAGGCCGGATCAGCCAGCCCGCCCAAGTGGAAGCGGCGCTGGGCCTGGGGGCTTATGCGGTAGTAGTAGGCTCGGCAATCACCCGGCCGCAGTTAATCACCCGGCAGTTCGCAGCAGCGGCGAGAAAAGTGAGGATGAATAACAATGGAAATGAACGACCGAATTAA
- a CDS encoding MurR/RpiR family transcriptional regulator, whose product MEMNDRINTYYPSMTKSEQKVARCVLEHPDNLIYLSVTELADFAGTGETTVMRFCRKIGFKGYQDFKLMLAQGLPKRQLQQDGEQGAGEGDYADHLYASMVGVLHSSLGMLDREQLQQAVDALDQARYVQFFGVGSSGISALDAKNRFLRIGRRVEANSDSHIQSMMAVTMGAGDVAFGISVSGSTLDTNDMLMKAKQNGAKVIAMTNYAKSPIASIADIVLLTAGKESPLEGGSVGAKISQLFIIDLLCQGLERLHAEETKKMKELTARAVIDRIY is encoded by the coding sequence ATGGAAATGAACGACCGAATTAACACGTATTATCCTTCCATGACCAAATCGGAGCAAAAGGTGGCCCGGTGTGTACTTGAGCATCCGGACAATCTGATCTATCTGTCCGTAACCGAGCTGGCTGACTTTGCCGGAACGGGGGAGACCACCGTCATGCGCTTCTGCCGTAAAATCGGCTTCAAGGGCTATCAGGATTTCAAGCTGATGCTGGCCCAGGGGCTGCCGAAGCGGCAGCTGCAGCAGGATGGCGAGCAAGGGGCAGGGGAAGGCGATTACGCCGACCATCTGTATGCCTCGATGGTGGGGGTTCTGCATTCCAGTCTGGGAATGCTCGACCGGGAGCAATTACAGCAGGCGGTGGACGCTCTTGATCAGGCCCGGTATGTCCAGTTCTTTGGGGTAGGCTCTTCGGGCATCAGCGCACTGGATGCCAAGAACCGCTTCCTGCGCATCGGGCGGCGTGTGGAAGCCAATTCCGACAGTCACATCCAGTCGATGATGGCAGTGACGATGGGGGCAGGCGATGTCGCTTTTGGCATCAGCGTCTCCGGCAGCACGCTGGATACGAATGACATGCTGATGAAGGCCAAGCAGAACGGGGCCAAGGTAATAGCCATGACCAACTACGCCAAGTCCCCGATTGCTTCTATTGCCGACATCGTGCTGTTGACTGCCGGGAAGGAATCTCCGCTGGAGGGCGGCTCCGTTGGGGCCAAGATCTCCCAGCTGTTCATTATCGACCTGCTCTGCCAGGGGCTGGAGCGCCTGCATGCCGAAGAGACCAAGAAGATGAAGGAACTGACAGCCAGAGCGGTCATTGACCGGATTTATTAG
- a CDS encoding ROK family protein, with the protein MRQVIGVDIGGTGIKGLVVDEGGTVLAEAGRETEARLGREVILGQLHRLVKELLTGHPEVGALGIASAGRINADSGEVVYATDNLPGWQGLQLTQWAAAEFGLPAAADNDANAALLGEAWLGTGRGKPSLVMLTLGTGVGGANMADGRLLRGAGWSGGDWGHSVLVPGGRPCNCGKRGCAEQYVSGSALLRLAREQTGSTYTHGREIMAAAGRGDAAALAVLERFTADLAQVIDNIGASIDPELVIIGGGVIEARAVWWPLLAGKLESGLARRVAAAELSNRAGCFGAARLALERLRRDSSVESYGSDKEEMEYG; encoded by the coding sequence ATGCGGCAAGTGATAGGTGTGGATATTGGCGGTACCGGAATCAAGGGGCTTGTGGTTGATGAAGGCGGAACGGTTCTGGCGGAAGCCGGGCGCGAAACAGAGGCCCGGCTGGGCCGGGAGGTCATTCTCGGCCAGCTGCACAGACTGGTGAAGGAGTTGCTGACAGGCCATCCTGAAGTGGGAGCGCTGGGCATTGCCTCGGCGGGCAGGATAAATGCGGATTCGGGCGAGGTGGTCTACGCCACCGACAATTTGCCAGGATGGCAAGGGTTGCAGTTAACGCAGTGGGCGGCGGCAGAGTTCGGATTGCCTGCCGCCGCCGATAACGATGCCAATGCCGCACTGCTGGGTGAGGCGTGGCTGGGGACCGGGCGCGGCAAGCCAAGCCTGGTCATGCTTACGCTTGGCACCGGCGTCGGCGGGGCCAACATGGCGGATGGCCGGCTGCTGCGCGGAGCGGGCTGGAGCGGCGGCGACTGGGGGCACAGCGTGCTTGTGCCCGGCGGACGGCCCTGCAATTGCGGGAAGCGGGGCTGCGCGGAGCAATATGTGTCCGGCAGTGCGCTGCTGCGGCTGGCGCGGGAGCAGACAGGCAGCACCTATACGCACGGCCGGGAGATTATGGCCGCTGCGGGCCGGGGCGACGCGGCGGCGCTGGCTGTGCTGGAGCGCTTCACTGCCGATTTGGCCCAGGTGATTGACAATATTGGTGCCTCGATAGATCCCGAATTGGTTATTATCGGCGGCGGAGTGATTGAGGCCCGGGCTGTATGGTGGCCGCTGCTTGCCGGGAAGCTGGAAAGCGGGTTAGCCCGCCGGGTCGCGGCAGCGGAACTCAGCAACCGGGCAGGCTGCTTTGGCGCGGCCCGGCTGGCCCTGGAACGGCTGCGCCGGGATAGCAGCGTGGAGTCTTACGGCAGCGACAAGGAGGAGATGGAGTATGGCTAG